The following proteins are co-located in the Nitrospirota bacterium genome:
- a CDS encoding type Z 30S ribosomal protein S14 translates to MSRKALRNKAAAKSKFKVRDYNRCPLCGRGGGFLRRFKMCRICFRLLSLRGEIPGVTKSSW, encoded by the coding sequence GTGTCACGTAAAGCCCTGCGGAACAAAGCGGCCGCCAAATCGAAATTCAAGGTCAGAGATTACAACCGGTGCCCCCTCTGCGGACGAGGAGGCGGGTTTTTGCGGCGATTCAAGATGTGCAGAATCTGCTTTCGCCTGTTGAGTCTGCGGGGCGAAATTCCAGGGGTGACGAAGTCGAGTTGGTAG
- a CDS encoding 50S ribosomal protein L15 produces MKLHDLAPTPGAKKKRKRIGRGPGSGHGKTATKGHKGLKARSGGGKRPGFEGGQMPLIRRIPKHGFQNPFRIEYAIVNLKSLTALGTVDPITPQALVDAGLIKRTRRPVKVLGQGELGRAVVIQAHKFSQSAVAKIEAAGGRAEVIGGV; encoded by the coding sequence ATGAAGCTGCATGATCTGGCTCCCACGCCCGGGGCCAAGAAAAAACGAAAACGTATTGGACGCGGGCCCGGTTCTGGTCACGGCAAGACGGCGACCAAAGGGCATAAGGGGTTGAAGGCTCGATCTGGGGGGGGGAAGCGCCCGGGCTTTGAAGGCGGACAGATGCCTTTGATCCGCCGTATCCCCAAGCACGGGTTTCAGAACCCGTTCCGGATCGAGTATGCGATCGTCAATCTCAAATCCTTGACGGCCTTGGGTACGGTGGACCCGATCACACCTCAGGCGTTGGTGGATGCCGGGCTCATCAAGCGGACGCGCCGGCCGGTGAAAGTTCTCGGCCAAGGGGAGTTGGGGCGGGCCGTGGTGATCCAGGCCCACAAGTTCAGTCAGTCGGCCGTGGCGAAGATCGAGGCTGCCGGCGGGAGGGCTGAGGTCATCGGCGGTGTTTGA
- a CDS encoding 30S ribosomal protein S8 has protein sequence MMTDPIADLLVRIQNGARRGHETVTVPASKLKKELLRVMQSEGFIAGYESATTDGHPAFRVQLRYVEEGKPVITGMSRISKPGKRVYAGKRNVKSVMGGMGLSILSTSKGLLTDQEARKASLGGEVLCYIW, from the coding sequence ATGATGACGGATCCGATCGCGGACCTGCTGGTCCGAATTCAAAATGGCGCGCGGCGGGGGCACGAAACGGTCACGGTGCCCGCCTCGAAGCTGAAGAAAGAACTCCTGCGCGTGATGCAGTCGGAGGGGTTCATCGCGGGCTACGAATCTGCGACCACGGATGGGCACCCGGCCTTTCGAGTGCAGTTGCGCTACGTGGAAGAAGGTAAGCCGGTGATCACCGGGATGTCGCGGATCAGCAAGCCGGGCAAGCGGGTTTATGCCGGCAAGCGCAACGTCAAGTCGGTCATGGGCGGAATGGGATTGTCCATTCTCTCCACATCAAAGGGCTTGCTGACCGATCAAGAGGCCCGTAAGGCCAGCTTGGGTGGCGAAGTCCTGTGTTACATCTGGTAA
- a CDS encoding 50S ribosomal protein L18 has protein sequence MKTTETREKLQRRQRRVRQRIFGTTTRPRLNVYRSKGHIYAQIIDDTKGHTLAAASTLDAALRKALKSTSTIEAAKAVGKLLADRAKTAKVATVVFDRGGRLYHGRIKALADASREGGLQF, from the coding sequence ATGAAAACCACCGAAACCAGAGAAAAATTACAGCGCCGGCAGCGTCGCGTGCGGCAGCGGATTTTTGGAACAACCACCCGCCCTCGGCTGAACGTTTACCGGAGCAAAGGGCATATTTACGCCCAGATCATTGATGACACGAAGGGCCATACGCTGGCCGCGGCCTCCACGTTGGATGCCGCTTTGCGAAAAGCGTTGAAATCCACCAGCACCATCGAAGCGGCCAAAGCTGTCGGGAAGTTGCTGGCGGATCGGGCCAAGACCGCGAAGGTTGCGACGGTGGTGTTCGACCGGGGCGGGCGGCTCTATCACGGTCGGATCAAGGCGCTGGCCGATGCGTCCCGCGAGGGCGGCCTGCAATTCTGA
- a CDS encoding 50S ribosomal protein L6, whose translation MSRLGRKPVSIPSGVEVKVTDRLVSVKGPLGRLEWTLEPGVDVAVADGQVQANRAGNDPKLRALHGLTRAEISNMIVGVTKGYERTLEITGVGYKAQLQGQTLSVSVGYVNPVVYNVPKGIEAKVDKQTIVTVKGIDKRKVGQAAADLRAIKPPDVYKQKGIRYAGEVLRKKEGKTGK comes from the coding sequence ATGTCGCGGTTGGGTCGAAAACCAGTTTCCATTCCTTCCGGAGTGGAGGTAAAAGTGACGGACCGGTTGGTGTCTGTCAAGGGACCGCTGGGCCGTCTGGAGTGGACGCTCGAGCCGGGGGTGGATGTCGCGGTGGCGGACGGCCAGGTGCAGGCCAACCGGGCGGGCAATGATCCGAAGCTGCGGGCATTGCACGGGCTGACGCGGGCCGAAATCAGCAACATGATCGTCGGGGTGACCAAGGGCTACGAGCGGACGCTGGAGATTACCGGTGTGGGCTACAAAGCCCAACTGCAAGGGCAGACGCTTAGCGTGAGCGTCGGTTATGTCAATCCAGTCGTCTACAACGTTCCGAAGGGCATCGAGGCCAAGGTCGACAAGCAGACCATCGTTACCGTCAAGGGAATCGACAAGCGGAAGGTGGGGCAAGCTGCCGCCGATCTGCGTGCGATCAAGCCTCCGGACGTCTACAAGCAAAAAGGCATCAGGTATGCGGGCGAAGTGCTCCGCAAGAAAGAAGGGAAGACCGGGAAATAA
- a CDS encoding 50S ribosomal protein L30, with protein sequence MSTKSTKRSSQAGQQLTITLKRSPIGTPYTHRLVLRGLGLRRIRQAVQRTDSPQVRGLIHKVSYLLEVKPL encoded by the coding sequence ATGAGCACGAAAAGTACAAAGCGTTCTTCTCAGGCAGGTCAACAATTAACGATCACGCTCAAGCGGAGCCCGATCGGAACTCCATATACGCACCGCCTGGTGTTGCGCGGTCTGGGGCTGCGTCGGATCCGCCAAGCCGTGCAGAGAACCGATAGCCCGCAAGTGCGGGGATTGATCCACAAAGTATCCTATCTGTTGGAAGTCAAGCCACTATGA
- a CDS encoding 30S ribosomal protein S5, producing the protein MRVNPEELNLKDKVVFINRVAKVVKGGKRFNFCALVAVGDGQGWVGIGKGKAAEVPVAIAKAVQQAKKHLVHVPLKEGTIPHEVHGLFGGEHVMLKPAGAGTGVIAGGAVRAVVELAGAHNIIAKTLGRGNPFNTVRATLDGLCQLRDPEEVVRVRRSGLQKIG; encoded by the coding sequence GTGCGTGTCAACCCAGAAGAACTGAACCTGAAGGACAAAGTCGTCTTCATTAACCGTGTGGCCAAGGTCGTCAAAGGCGGCAAGCGGTTCAATTTTTGCGCGCTGGTGGCCGTCGGCGATGGCCAGGGCTGGGTGGGCATCGGCAAGGGCAAGGCTGCGGAAGTGCCGGTAGCCATTGCCAAAGCGGTGCAACAGGCCAAGAAACACTTGGTCCATGTGCCGCTGAAAGAGGGGACGATTCCGCACGAAGTGCATGGTCTCTTCGGCGGCGAGCATGTGATGCTTAAGCCGGCCGGTGCCGGGACCGGGGTTATCGCGGGCGGTGCGGTCCGGGCCGTCGTGGAATTGGCGGGAGCCCACAACATCATCGCCAAAACGCTGGGGCGTGGCAATCCTTTCAATACGGTCCGTGCCACTCTGGACGGACTTTGTCAACTCCGTGATCCTGAGGAAGTGGTCCGCGTCCGGCGGAGCGGTTTGCAGAAGATAGGGTAG